In the Synergistaceae bacterium genome, GTCCGCCCCTCCCGTGTCGTGGTGGTCGCGTCCTATCATGATCGGGCCTGTCTCTCCCTCGCGGACAAGTTTGTTGAACCTCAGGGAGATCGCCGTCCTGCCCAGGGCGTCCTGGTAGAGCATCCTAGCCCTGGTCCCTATGACCAGGTTGTTCTCCCCCGCGTGGCGTATCCAGTTGTAGTTGTCGCGGTCCTGCGGTGAGCGTTCCGGGTCGATGCACTCGAGCGCTGCCTCGTCGGTCCTGGCCAGGTCCTCGTCCCTGCCGCTGAGGCAGACCCACCTGAAGGGCCCGTACCCCCTGTCGAACAGCTCGGGGCCCGTGATGGCCTCGATGAAGTCGGGGAAGATGAAGCCGTCCTTCTTGTCCCTTCCGTTGCGCGACAGCTCCTTCACGCCTGCGTCGAACATCGCCTCCATGATGGAGTTGCCGTACTCCAGGAACCAGGCGCCCCTGCCGGTGAGGGTTTTCAAGCACTCCCAGTGCCGCCCGAGGCTCTCGTCGACAAGTGCCTTGAAGCCGGCTCGGTCCTCGGAGAGCAGACGTCTGCCTTCGTCGTAGGATAGCCCCTGCGGGGTGTAGCCCCCGCTGTAGGGGATGTGGCAGGAGGTCTGGTCCGAGATGATCTGAGGCGTTATGTCGTGTCTCACCAAATGTTCAAGCAGGTCGACCGTGTTGCCCCTGTAGGCGATAACCAGCCCCTCTTTCTTCTGCAGGGCTGCCATGGCCTTCTCGGTCACGAGGTCCAGGTCGTCCGAGGCGAAGTCGAGCCAGCCGCGCTCCAGCCTCGGGTCTATCATCGCGTCGTTGACCTCGGCGATGATCGCGACGCACTTGGCTATCTGAGCGGCCTTCCCCTGGGCGCTGCTGATGCTGCCTATGCCGGCCGTGACGTAGAGCACGCCTCTCAGGTCGTCCCCGGTGCCGACGCCGGCCTTCCGGGCGGCGTTAAGCAGCATGTTGAAGCAGCCGTGAATGATCCCCTGCGGGCCTATGAAGAACCAACCGCCGGCGGTCATCTGCCCGTAGTTGGAGACTCCCATCGCCGCGGCCGTCTCCCAGTCGCGGTAGTTGTCGTAAGCTCCTACCATAAGCCCGTTCGTGGTTATCACCCTCGGCGAACGAGGGAAGGATTTGAATATGCCGAGCGGATGCCCGGAGTGGATTACCAGTGTCTGGTCCGGCTCCAGAGCCTGCAGGTACTTCATGACCAGCCTGTACTGGAGCCAGTTTTGGAAGACCTGCCCGGACTCTCCGTAGGTGACCAGTTCATAGGGATAGAGGGCGACATCGAAGTCCAGGTTGTTGTCTATCATCACTTGAAGCGCCCTCGCCTCAAGGCACTTCCCCTTGTACTCCTCCACGCTCCTGCCCCAAATGCGCCCCTCCGGCCTGTAGCGGTAGGCGTAGATCCTGCCGTACGTGATCAGCTCCTCCATGAACTCCGGCGCGAGCTGCTCGTGCAGATGAGCGGGCACATAGCGCAGCGCGTTTTTAAGCGCCGTCTCCGACTGGTCCGGTGTGAGGTTATAGCCTCTGCCCGGCGCGCGGCGCACTCCCTCGACGAATGAGGGATAAGGGGGAAGCTCGTCATCAAGTCGTATCTTCATGGCCCCCCGCAGGTCCATGGAATCAACAGCGTTCATCTTCTCGACCTCCCGTGCGTTCAATCTTCGCCCATAGAATGTATGCCAAAGAGCTCGAATTGAACATCCTCATTAACCACGATAGGCACGGTGCACCGAGTAGTATGAAAGGACTATTGCATGCGGACGCGGGCCTCTACAGGCCGATGTACCCCTTGCGAATTGCGTACTTGGTCAGCTCGACCGTGTTCTTCAGCCCGAGCTTTTTCATTATGTTCTGCCTGTGCGACGCGACCGTGTTGACGCTCAGGTGCAGCCTGTCGGCGGTCTCCCTGTTGGTCAGCCCTTCCGCCAGCAGGCTGAGCACCTCGATCTCCCTGGAGGAGAGCTCCTCCTCCAGCAGCTTCTGCCTGCTCCCGGACAGAGAGATCAGGAACATGTCGGACAGTATTTTCTTCAGACAGTCTCCGATGTACTTCCCCCCGGAGCTGACCATGCGCACCGCGTCCTCGAGCTCCTCGAATGCACAGTCCTTCAC is a window encoding:
- a CDS encoding urocanate hydratase produces the protein MNAVDSMDLRGAMKIRLDDELPPYPSFVEGVRRAPGRGYNLTPDQSETALKNALRYVPAHLHEQLAPEFMEELITYGRIYAYRYRPEGRIWGRSVEEYKGKCLEARALQVMIDNNLDFDVALYPYELVTYGESGQVFQNWLQYRLVMKYLQALEPDQTLVIHSGHPLGIFKSFPRSPRVITTNGLMVGAYDNYRDWETAAAMGVSNYGQMTAGGWFFIGPQGIIHGCFNMLLNAARKAGVGTGDDLRGVLYVTAGIGSISSAQGKAAQIAKCVAIIAEVNDAMIDPRLERGWLDFASDDLDLVTEKAMAALQKKEGLVIAYRGNTVDLLEHLVRHDITPQIISDQTSCHIPYSGGYTPQGLSYDEGRRLLSEDRAGFKALVDESLGRHWECLKTLTGRGAWFLEYGNSIMEAMFDAGVKELSRNGRDKKDGFIFPDFIEAITGPELFDRGYGPFRWVCLSGRDEDLARTDEAALECIDPERSPQDRDNYNWIRHAGENNLVIGTRARMLYQDALGRTAISLRFNKLVREGETGPIMIGRDHHDTGGADCPTRETSNVRDGSNVTADMSAHCFAGDAARGMTFVSLQNGGGVGIGRSIHCGFALVLDGSERVDEIIRNGISWDVMGGVARRSWARNENAMKVAAEHNLSTTDCITLPWMADDALMRETVKTFMAKAEEGAR
- a CDS encoding response regulator transcription factor codes for the protein MDILIADDHQILRDGLKALLSRQPDMKVVGEAADGEEAVRMARELRPDIVVMDVMMPVMNGFEATVAIKAFDSSINVVALSMYANAGFVYEMFRAGASAFLVKDCAFEELEDAVRMVSSGGKYIGDCLKKILSDMFLISLSGSRQKLLEEELSSREIEVLSLLAEGLTNRETADRLHLSVNTVASHRQNIMKKLGLKNTVELTKYAIRKGYIGL